In Devosia beringensis, a single window of DNA contains:
- the cysG gene encoding siroheme synthase CysG, with protein sequence MGHLNTFPLSYKVRGLRIAIIGGGEEALNKVRLVTKTTAMVVIIARHVEADFSPFDVLVHERPFAEADLDGVALVFVAEEGADAELAKATARARNIPLNVVDVPAECDFYTPSIVDRAPLTVAISSEGDAPVLARLVRARIEAMLPPGFGKIARLAGGLRQRVESLIHTGPARRRYYEALVTSPQVEAAVALSPIAGRYEAEVLLDQHQSQSNSAGVVWLIGAGPGSEDLLTLRAQRLLQQADVIVHDQLVPDLVVQMGRRDAEQISVGKAKGHHSFSQAQINTLIVRLASEGKKVARLKSGDPMIFGRAGEEISALRKAGIQYQIVPGVSAAMAAAADTATPVTLRKVSSGFIMATAHGAEDSELAHWAALAQSGLTLALYMGKSIASEVAARLVAHGARPSTPVGIVVNAGRPQMTTYSGNLSSLIEWDATLADGPAIIFVGEAVAAGDWANAAQIAAQNFKVA encoded by the coding sequence ATGGGTCACCTCAACACATTTCCGTTGAGCTACAAGGTTCGTGGTCTACGCATCGCCATTATCGGCGGCGGCGAGGAAGCCCTGAACAAGGTCCGGTTGGTTACTAAGACGACTGCAATGGTCGTGATTATTGCCCGCCATGTCGAGGCTGATTTTTCCCCCTTTGACGTCCTGGTGCACGAGCGCCCCTTTGCTGAAGCCGACCTGGACGGCGTGGCGCTGGTGTTTGTGGCCGAAGAGGGCGCCGACGCCGAGCTGGCCAAGGCTACTGCCCGCGCGCGTAACATCCCGCTCAATGTGGTCGATGTCCCTGCGGAATGCGATTTCTATACGCCGTCCATCGTTGATCGCGCGCCGCTGACGGTGGCGATTTCCAGCGAAGGCGATGCCCCCGTGCTGGCGCGGCTGGTGCGGGCCCGCATCGAGGCCATGCTGCCGCCCGGCTTTGGCAAGATTGCGCGGCTGGCCGGTGGATTGCGCCAGCGCGTCGAGAGCCTTATTCACACCGGTCCCGCCCGCCGGCGCTATTACGAGGCGCTGGTGACCTCGCCCCAGGTCGAGGCTGCCGTCGCTTTGAGCCCGATTGCCGGCCGTTACGAGGCTGAAGTGCTGCTCGATCAGCATCAGAGCCAGAGCAATAGTGCCGGCGTGGTCTGGCTGATCGGCGCCGGGCCAGGGTCGGAAGACCTGCTCACGCTGCGGGCCCAGCGGCTGCTGCAGCAGGCCGATGTCATCGTGCATGACCAGTTGGTGCCCGACCTCGTGGTGCAGATGGGCCGGCGCGATGCCGAGCAGATTTCCGTCGGCAAGGCCAAGGGCCACCACTCGTTCAGCCAGGCGCAGATCAATACGCTGATCGTCCGCCTTGCCAGCGAGGGCAAGAAGGTGGCGCGGCTCAAGTCGGGTGACCCGATGATTTTCGGCCGGGCCGGCGAAGAGATATCCGCGCTGCGCAAGGCCGGCATACAGTATCAGATCGTGCCCGGCGTCAGCGCGGCCATGGCGGCTGCAGCCGATACGGCGACGCCAGTCACGCTGCGCAAGGTGTCGAGCGGCTTCATCATGGCCACCGCGCATGGCGCTGAAGACAGCGAGCTGGCCCATTGGGCGGCTCTGGCGCAATCCGGGCTGACCCTGGCGCTCTATATGGGCAAATCCATCGCCTCCGAAGTGGCGGCGCGGCTGGTGGCGCATGGCGCGCGCCCGTCCACGCCGGTGGGCATAGTGGTCAATGCCGGGCGCCCCCAGATGACAACATATTCGGGCAATCTGTCATCCTTGATCGAATGGGATGCGACGCTTGCCGACGGTCCGGCAATCATTTTTGTGGGCGAAGCGGTCGCCGCCGGCGATTGGGCCAATGCGGCGCAGATCGCCGCCCAGAACTTCAAGGTAGCGTAA
- a CDS encoding DUF2849 domain-containing protein: MEILTGNELTSGGTVYLDRSGAWVEDLQAARVFAKEEAAERDAALAATKGTGRVISLEIEEITLDQGLIVPKRLRERIRAAGPTAPLTLNGAIYDRQHLGEDGHVSI, encoded by the coding sequence ATGGAAATTCTCACCGGCAATGAACTGACCTCCGGAGGGACGGTTTATCTCGATAGGTCAGGCGCCTGGGTCGAAGACCTGCAGGCCGCCCGGGTCTTCGCCAAGGAGGAGGCAGCCGAGCGCGACGCTGCCCTGGCCGCGACCAAGGGCACCGGAAGGGTGATCAGCCTTGAGATCGAAGAAATAACGCTCGATCAAGGGCTTATCGTGCCCAAGCGGTTGCGCGAGCGCATTCGGGCAGCGGGTCCCACCGCGCCTTTGACATTGAACGGCGCGATCTATGACCGCCAGCATCTGGGTGAGGACGGTCATGTATCGATATGA
- a CDS encoding nitrite/sulfite reductase encodes MYRYDEFDAAFVAGRTAQFADQVNRRLSGELSEDQFRPLRLMNGLYLQLHAYMLRIAVPYGTLSSRQMRKLAHIARVYDRGYGHFTTRQNIQFNWPKLKDIPAILEELASVEMHAIQTSGNCIRNTTTDQFAGAAADEIIDPRPVAEIIRQWSSLHPEFTYLPRKFKIAMTGSPNDRAAIRFHDIGLQAAVNGAGETGWEVWVGGGLGRTPMIGKLINSFVPNEHLLAYLESIMRVYNRYGRRDNKYKARIKILVHEEGLETIKGQVEAEFAEVRGGVLTLPQQELDRITAYFAPPAFADRSGSKVDVAYESIIDPAYGRWLDNNINAHREAGYASVTISLKPIGGAPGDATDVQMDVVADLAESYSFDELRVTHEQNLVLPHVAVADLRAVYDVLVAAKLADGNAGLITDMICCPGLDFCALANARSIPIAQEITHRFAAPERQKEIGDLKIKISGCINACGHHHVGHIGILGVEKKGGELYQITLGGDATELASVGKIIGPGFEAEAVPGAIETLVDTYIARRQSADETFIQAYRRLGEAPFKEALYGAA; translated from the coding sequence ATGTATCGATATGACGAATTTGACGCGGCCTTTGTCGCGGGCCGCACGGCGCAGTTTGCCGATCAGGTCAACCGGCGCCTGTCGGGCGAGCTGAGCGAAGACCAGTTCCGCCCGCTGCGGCTGATGAACGGGCTCTATCTGCAGCTGCACGCCTATATGCTGCGGATTGCCGTGCCTTACGGGACTTTGTCGAGCCGGCAGATGCGCAAGCTGGCTCACATCGCCCGCGTCTATGACCGCGGCTATGGCCACTTCACCACGCGGCAGAACATCCAGTTCAACTGGCCCAAACTGAAGGATATTCCGGCGATACTGGAGGAATTGGCCAGCGTCGAGATGCACGCTATCCAGACCTCGGGCAATTGCATCCGCAATACCACGACCGACCAGTTTGCTGGCGCTGCCGCCGACGAGATCATCGATCCGCGCCCGGTGGCCGAGATCATCCGGCAGTGGTCGAGCCTGCACCCCGAATTCACCTATCTGCCGCGCAAGTTCAAGATCGCCATGACTGGGTCGCCCAATGACCGGGCCGCCATCCGCTTCCACGACATCGGCCTGCAGGCCGCTGTCAACGGGGCAGGGGAAACCGGCTGGGAAGTGTGGGTCGGTGGTGGCTTGGGTCGTACGCCGATGATCGGCAAGCTGATCAACAGCTTTGTGCCCAACGAACACCTGCTCGCCTATCTCGAGAGCATCATGCGCGTCTATAACCGCTATGGGCGGCGCGACAACAAGTACAAGGCGCGCATCAAGATCCTGGTGCATGAAGAGGGCCTCGAGACCATCAAGGGCCAGGTCGAGGCCGAGTTCGCCGAAGTGCGCGGTGGCGTGCTGACACTGCCGCAGCAGGAACTCGATCGTATCACGGCCTATTTTGCCCCGCCGGCCTTTGCCGATCGCAGCGGCAGCAAGGTCGACGTCGCCTATGAATCGATCATCGACCCCGCCTATGGCCGCTGGCTCGACAACAATATCAATGCCCATCGCGAGGCCGGCTATGCCTCGGTGACCATCTCGCTCAAGCCGATTGGCGGCGCACCCGGCGACGCCACCGACGTACAGATGGACGTAGTGGCCGACCTGGCCGAAAGCTACTCGTTTGACGAGCTGCGCGTGACCCACGAGCAGAACCTGGTGCTGCCGCATGTGGCGGTGGCTGATCTGCGCGCCGTCTACGATGTTCTGGTTGCGGCCAAGTTGGCTGACGGCAATGCCGGGCTGATTACCGACATGATCTGCTGCCCGGGTCTTGATTTCTGCGCCTTGGCCAATGCCCGCTCGATCCCGATCGCGCAGGAAATCACGCACCGTTTCGCGGCGCCGGAACGGCAGAAGGAAATCGGCGATCTCAAGATCAAGATTTCCGGCTGCATCAATGCCTGCGGCCACCACCATGTCGGCCATATCGGCATTCTGGGCGTCGAGAAGAAGGGCGGCGAGCTCTATCAGATCACGCTGGGCGGCGACGCCACCGAGCTGGCATCGGTGGGCAAGATCATCGGACCCGGCTTTGAGGCCGAGGCCGTGCCGGGCGCCATCGAGACGCTGGTCGATACCTATATTGCCCGGCGCCAGAGCGCCGACGAGACGTTCATCCAGGCCTATCGCCGGCTCGGCGAAGCGCCGTTCAAGGAGGCCCTTTATGGCGCAGCCTAA
- a CDS encoding phosphoadenylyl-sulfate reductase: protein MAQPKPVHVPAAHDKLRALGILALNGMFDEMDAVGVLRQAAVDVLPGDLAIVSSFGADSAVLLHLVAQVDPSLPVYFLETGKHFAETLDYVETLKSHLGLINVHAIHPNAADIKRFDPAGTLWETDPDSCCHIRKTEPLEPITEQYAGWATGRKRFQTKERGVLPHFELTSDDRIKVNPLAYFTDADVNQYKVDHGLPEHPLFAKGYKSIGCAPCTSVVAEGEDSRAGRWRGLNKKECGIHFDFNGAIASPMTAAKRHTLWKDGAFIADPFHAWTDESIPATASYTHVPLPVFLANREAFLANPHPLGLLVSPGDRIEDVEADLGGFASIAIAFPAFTDGRGYSTARMLTERYQYANEIRAVGDVLQDQIPLMRRCGINALVVTHEPTREALSENRLPEVAIFYQPTGTTEVPVGTRPFLRRAS, encoded by the coding sequence ATGGCGCAGCCTAAGCCGGTGCACGTCCCGGCCGCGCATGACAAGCTGCGGGCCCTGGGCATTCTGGCGCTCAACGGCATGTTCGACGAGATGGATGCGGTGGGCGTGTTGCGTCAGGCTGCGGTCGACGTGCTGCCCGGCGACCTGGCGATCGTGTCCTCATTCGGGGCGGATTCGGCTGTGCTGCTGCACCTGGTGGCGCAGGTGGACCCCAGCCTGCCGGTCTATTTTCTCGAAACCGGCAAGCACTTCGCTGAAACGTTGGACTATGTCGAGACGCTCAAGAGCCATCTCGGCCTGATCAATGTGCACGCCATCCATCCCAATGCGGCCGACATCAAGCGCTTCGATCCTGCCGGCACGCTGTGGGAGACCGACCCCGACAGCTGCTGCCATATCCGCAAGACCGAGCCGCTGGAGCCCATTACCGAGCAATATGCCGGCTGGGCTACGGGGCGGAAGCGCTTCCAGACCAAGGAACGCGGCGTCCTGCCGCACTTCGAGCTGACCAGCGATGACCGGATCAAGGTCAACCCTTTGGCCTACTTTACCGATGCCGATGTCAACCAGTACAAGGTCGACCACGGCTTGCCCGAGCATCCGCTGTTCGCTAAGGGCTACAAGTCGATTGGCTGCGCGCCCTGCACCTCGGTGGTTGCCGAGGGCGAGGACTCGCGGGCCGGACGGTGGCGCGGTCTCAACAAGAAAGAGTGCGGCATCCATTTCGATTTCAACGGAGCGATTGCCTCTCCCATGACAGCTGCCAAGCGACACACATTGTGGAAAGACGGCGCCTTCATCGCCGATCCGTTCCATGCCTGGACCGATGAGAGCATCCCGGCAACGGCGAGCTATACTCACGTGCCCCTGCCGGTATTTCTGGCCAATCGTGAGGCCTTTCTGGCCAATCCGCATCCGCTGGGCCTGCTGGTGTCGCCGGGCGACCGGATCGAGGACGTCGAGGCCGATCTTGGCGGCTTTGCCTCGATCGCCATCGCCTTCCCGGCATTTACGGATGGTCGCGGCTATTCGACGGCCCGGATGCTGACTGAACGTTATCAGTACGCTAACGAAATCCGCGCGGTTGGTGACGTGCTGCAGGACCAGATTCCGCTGATGCGGCGCTGCGGCATCAATGCGCTGGTGGTGACGCATGAGCCCACGCGTGAGGCGCTTAGTGAAAACCGGCTGCCCGAAGTGGCCATTTTCTACCAGCCCACCGGCACGACCGAAGTGCCCGTCGGCACCCGCCCCTTCCTTCGCCGCGCCTCCTGA
- a CDS encoding NAD(P)/FAD-dependent oxidoreductase translates to MSTEITTDVVVIGAGPCGLFAAFELGLLDLKCHFIDILDRPGGQCAELYPEKPIYDIPGFPVVTGQHLTDNLMAQIAPFAPEFHFNRMVNSIEKQADGSFRLATDADEIFHAKVVVIAAGGGSFQPKRPPVEGIEAFENQSVFYSVRKMDDFRGQDVVIVGGGDSALDWTLNLQPIARSLTLVHRRAVFKAAPASVNKMQALVGEGKINFLTGQIAKLDGADGQINHVHLITDAGDLSVPATRLLPFFGLTMKLGPVADWGLELNDNTIVVDTEKFQTSVPGIFAIGDINSYPGKLKLILSGFHEAALMAQAAKAITSPGERVVFQYTTSSTKLQKKLGVA, encoded by the coding sequence ATGAGCACTGAAATCACCACCGATGTCGTCGTCATCGGCGCCGGCCCCTGCGGGCTGTTTGCGGCGTTCGAGCTCGGTCTGCTTGACCTCAAATGCCATTTCATCGACATCCTGGACCGTCCCGGCGGGCAGTGCGCCGAGCTTTATCCGGAAAAGCCGATCTACGACATTCCGGGTTTTCCCGTGGTGACCGGCCAGCATCTCACCGACAATCTGATGGCGCAGATCGCGCCGTTTGCGCCCGAATTCCACTTCAACCGCATGGTCAATTCCATCGAGAAGCAGGCAGACGGCTCGTTCAGGCTGGCCACCGATGCCGACGAGATCTTCCATGCCAAGGTGGTGGTGATCGCGGCTGGCGGCGGCTCATTCCAGCCCAAGCGCCCGCCCGTCGAGGGCATCGAGGCCTTCGAAAACCAGTCGGTCTTCTATTCCGTCCGCAAGATGGACGACTTCCGCGGCCAGGACGTGGTGATCGTCGGCGGTGGTGACTCGGCGCTCGACTGGACGCTCAACCTGCAGCCCATCGCGCGCTCACTGACGCTGGTGCATCGCCGCGCCGTGTTCAAGGCAGCGCCGGCCTCGGTCAACAAGATGCAGGCGCTGGTGGGCGAGGGCAAGATCAACTTCCTGACCGGCCAGATTGCCAAGCTCGACGGCGCGGACGGGCAGATCAACCATGTGCACCTGATCACCGATGCCGGTGATCTCTCGGTGCCGGCAACGCGGCTGCTGCCGTTCTTCGGGCTGACGATGAAGCTCGGTCCCGTGGCCGATTGGGGCCTTGAACTCAACGACAACACCATTGTGGTGGACACCGAGAAGTTCCAGACCTCGGTCCCGGGCATCTTCGCCATTGGCGACATCAATTCCTATCCGGGCAAGCTCAAGCTGATCCTGAGCGGCTTCCATGAAGCAGCGCTGATGGCCCAGGCCGCCAAGGCAATTACCTCGCCGGGCGAACGCGTGGTGTTCCAGTACACGACCAGTTCGACCAAGCTGCAGAAGAAGCTGGGCGTGGCCTGA
- a CDS encoding 2Fe-2S iron-sulfur cluster-binding protein produces MKILVTDQAGDEHELEGLDGWRTMEVIRDWGLNIKAECGGACSCATCHVYVEDGWFDKLPPPSDDEEDLLYSTLDKKPNSRLSCQILLSEDLDGMRVTLAPSSAKE; encoded by the coding sequence ATGAAGATCCTGGTAACCGATCAGGCGGGGGACGAGCACGAGCTCGAAGGGCTTGACGGCTGGCGGACCATGGAAGTGATCCGCGACTGGGGCCTCAACATCAAGGCGGAATGCGGTGGCGCCTGTTCCTGCGCCACCTGCCACGTCTATGTCGAGGATGGCTGGTTCGACAAACTGCCGCCGCCCAGCGACGATGAAGAAGACCTGCTCTATTCGACGCTCGACAAGAAGCCCAATTCCCGCCTCAGCTGCCAGATCCTGCTGTCCGAGGATCTGGACGGCATGAGAGTCACCCTGGCCCCGAGTTCGGCCAAGGAGTGA
- a CDS encoding DUF2269 family protein yields the protein MDFYLIIKLLHVLTATVWVGGGFVFMVAAEVAQRAPGPVYGGFSAVGARLGNLVFVPAAMLTLLLGIVLTIMSWSFGDLWILLALVGIAVSIGLGLIVIKPGSDKIAELAQSEGPDSPRVRDMSAALLHRGRFDLVLMAVIIADMVFKPGYGDVVILSIMGAVLAAGAVAFLVVKPQPAAVAA from the coding sequence ATGGACTTCTACCTGATCATCAAATTGCTGCATGTATTGACGGCGACCGTCTGGGTCGGTGGCGGCTTTGTCTTCATGGTCGCAGCGGAAGTGGCGCAGCGGGCGCCGGGCCCGGTCTATGGCGGGTTTTCCGCCGTTGGCGCCCGGCTGGGCAATTTGGTGTTCGTGCCCGCCGCGATGCTGACGCTGCTGCTCGGCATCGTGCTGACGATCATGTCATGGAGCTTTGGCGATCTGTGGATTCTGCTGGCGCTGGTGGGCATTGCGGTCAGCATCGGCCTTGGCTTGATTGTCATCAAGCCGGGCTCTGACAAGATTGCCGAACTGGCACAGAGTGAAGGCCCCGACAGCCCGCGTGTTCGCGACATGAGCGCTGCCCTGTTGCACAGGGGGCGTTTTGATCTTGTCCTGATGGCCGTGATCATCGCCGACATGGTGTTCAAGCCCGGCTATGGCGACGTGGTGATCCTGTCGATCATGGGGGCCGTGCTGGCGGCGGGAGCGGTCGCATTTCTGGTGGTCAAGCCGCAGCCTGCCGCAGTTGCAGCCTGA
- a CDS encoding EAL domain-containing protein: MTTPTSCEGCRNTDASSFAIPFTMAFQPIIDVSAGAIWGYEALVRGTGGEGALQVLSQVTDQNRYAFDQACRVKAIELAGRAIGDQHTKLSINFMPNAVYEPSACIRATLAAAARTQFDTNRLMFEFTENEHIADAAHVNHIVAEYRRMGFTTAIDDFGAGYAGLSLLARFQTDLIKIDMELVRDIDGSKVKQAIVRALAGLASELGITLLAEGVETAAELNVLRNLGIALFQGYYFAKPRLEGFTTSSELIHKAA, translated from the coding sequence ATGACGACACCGACCAGCTGCGAAGGCTGCCGCAATACCGATGCGAGCAGCTTTGCCATCCCCTTCACCATGGCTTTCCAGCCTATCATTGACGTTTCGGCCGGCGCGATCTGGGGATATGAAGCCTTGGTGCGCGGCACCGGAGGCGAGGGGGCTTTGCAGGTGCTCAGCCAGGTCACCGACCAGAACCGCTATGCCTTCGATCAGGCGTGCCGGGTCAAGGCGATCGAACTGGCCGGCAGGGCCATTGGCGATCAGCACACCAAGCTCAGCATCAACTTCATGCCCAATGCCGTCTACGAGCCCTCGGCCTGTATCCGCGCCACTCTGGCAGCAGCGGCGCGCACGCAGTTCGATACCAACCGGCTGATGTTTGAATTCACTGAAAACGAGCACATTGCCGACGCGGCGCACGTCAATCACATCGTCGCGGAATATCGGCGGATGGGCTTTACCACCGCCATCGACGATTTCGGCGCGGGCTATGCCGGGCTGTCGCTGCTGGCGCGGTTTCAGACCGATCTGATCAAGATCGATATGGAGCTGGTGCGCGATATCGACGGATCCAAGGTCAAGCAGGCCATCGTGCGAGCCCTGGCGGGGCTGGCCAGCGAACTGGGCATTACGCTGCTCGCCGAAGGGGTGGAAACAGCGGCCGAACTGAACGTCCTGCGGAACCTCGGCATTGCCCTGTTTCAGGGCTATTATTTCGCCAAGCCCAGGCTTGAAGGGTTCACCACCAGCAGCGAGCTGATCCACAAGGCGGCCTGA
- a CDS encoding YcjF family protein, whose translation MKRPAARPTAITAETDALIRAPRAFAPAAVELSDNPFDTVDDETLVAPLPKRMGWLGRLVWTTGGILVSAGLGLAADRLIRDLFAANEALGWLGLGVLGIFLLAVLVLAAREAFALRRLRVLDALRSDAALATADNDQSKATQVTDRLSAIYADHPEQARARQTVADHLPHLFDGTEIIAMAERTLMAPLDARAKALTAASARRVALVTAVSPRALVDIAFVIYESVRLAGAIAALYGARPGFFGFWRLTGAVLAHLAVTGGLVLTDGLVEQLVGQGLAAKLSARLGEGVVNGLMTVRVGIAAIRVVRPLPFETQPQPMVRDFIPELTKLAGDAAK comes from the coding sequence ATGAAACGTCCGGCCGCTCGACCCACCGCCATCACTGCCGAGACCGATGCGCTCATCCGGGCGCCCCGCGCCTTTGCCCCCGCCGCCGTCGAACTCAGCGACAACCCCTTCGATACGGTCGATGACGAAACGCTGGTAGCGCCCCTGCCCAAACGTATGGGCTGGCTCGGACGCCTCGTCTGGACCACCGGCGGCATCCTGGTTTCGGCCGGCCTTGGCTTGGCCGCTGACCGCCTGATCCGCGACCTCTTTGCCGCCAATGAAGCGCTGGGCTGGCTCGGCCTGGGCGTGCTGGGCATCTTTCTGCTGGCAGTGCTGGTGCTGGCGGCGCGCGAAGCCTTCGCCCTGCGCCGCCTGCGCGTCTTGGATGCCCTGCGTAGCGATGCGGCTCTGGCGACCGCCGACAACGATCAGAGCAAGGCCACCCAGGTCACGGACCGGCTCTCTGCCATCTATGCCGACCATCCCGAGCAGGCCCGCGCCCGCCAGACCGTTGCCGATCACCTGCCGCATCTGTTTGACGGTACCGAAATCATCGCCATGGCCGAGCGCACCCTGATGGCGCCGCTCGATGCCCGGGCCAAGGCGCTCACCGCCGCCTCGGCGCGCCGCGTCGCCTTGGTCACCGCCGTGTCGCCGCGCGCTTTGGTCGATATTGCCTTTGTCATCTATGAGAGCGTCCGCCTCGCCGGCGCCATTGCCGCCCTTTATGGCGCTCGGCCGGGTTTTTTTGGCTTCTGGCGGCTTACCGGCGCGGTGCTGGCGCATCTGGCCGTCACCGGTGGCTTGGTGCTCACCGATGGCCTGGTTGAACAGCTCGTCGGCCAGGGCCTCGCCGCCAAGCTCTCGGCGCGGCTGGGCGAGGGCGTGGTCAACGGGCTAATGACCGTCCGCGTCGGCATCGCCGCCATCCGGGTGGTCCGCCCCCTGCCTTTTGAAACGCAACCGCAGCCCATGGTCCGGGACTTCATCCCGGAATTGACCAAGCTGGCTGGTGACGCGGCCAAGTAG
- a CDS encoding YcjX family GTP-binding protein, protein MPQPPTTIADELGIALSNLADAATGAFTPTLRLGVTGLSRAGKTIFITALVHNLLTGGRMPGFAAMAEGRFIGARLADYPDATIPRFAYEQHLESLTGKHPVWPEGTRRISQLRIVLKFQSRHWYAGLRGPSTLNLDIVDYPGEWLLDLPLLGMSFADWSAEALERARRPGSGKEAAPFLAELAAVDPRKDASDPDAERLAAAFTDYLRRSREHGALSTLPPGRFLLPGDLEGSPALTFAPLTAPAQPVRSGSLYAMLEHRFEAYKAQVVRPFFRDHFARLDRQIVLVDTLRALNAGPAAVADLETALTSVLACFRQGETNPLLRPFARRIDRILFAATKADHVHHSSHDRLETILNRLVANASKRARFAGTETRSIALAGIRATQEGTISEGGQTLNTIIGTPLQGESLDGTSYDGKTEIALFPGDLPDRPDSLFEDGNPVALNFLRFAPPQKLDRNASGDIVLPHIRFDRALDYLVGDWLA, encoded by the coding sequence GTGCCGCAACCGCCAACCACCATCGCCGATGAACTGGGCATTGCCCTCTCCAATCTGGCCGATGCCGCAACCGGCGCCTTTACGCCCACTTTGCGCCTCGGCGTCACCGGGCTGAGCCGCGCCGGCAAGACCATCTTCATCACCGCCTTGGTGCACAATCTGCTCACCGGCGGCCGCATGCCCGGCTTTGCCGCCATGGCCGAAGGCCGCTTCATCGGCGCCCGGCTGGCCGACTATCCCGACGCGACCATTCCCCGTTTTGCCTATGAGCAGCATCTGGAGTCCCTGACCGGCAAGCACCCCGTCTGGCCCGAGGGGACGCGCCGCATCTCCCAACTGCGCATTGTCCTGAAATTCCAGTCGAGGCACTGGTATGCCGGCCTGCGGGGGCCTTCGACCCTCAACCTCGACATCGTCGATTATCCCGGCGAATGGCTGCTTGACCTGCCTTTGCTGGGCATGAGCTTTGCCGACTGGAGCGCCGAAGCCCTCGAGCGCGCCCGCCGGCCGGGTTCGGGCAAGGAGGCGGCGCCGTTCCTGGCCGAACTCGCCGCCGTCGATCCGCGCAAGGACGCCAGTGACCCCGATGCCGAGCGCCTGGCCGCCGCCTTTACCGACTATCTGCGGCGCAGCCGCGAACATGGCGCCCTTTCCACCCTGCCCCCCGGCCGGTTCCTCCTGCCCGGCGACCTTGAAGGATCGCCGGCACTGACCTTCGCGCCACTTACCGCGCCGGCCCAACCGGTCCGCAGCGGCAGCCTCTACGCCATGCTCGAACACCGCTTCGAGGCCTACAAGGCACAGGTCGTGCGCCCCTTCTTCCGCGATCACTTCGCCCGGCTCGATCGCCAGATCGTGCTGGTGGACACGCTGCGGGCACTCAATGCCGGTCCGGCCGCCGTGGCCGATCTCGAAACCGCGCTGACTTCGGTGCTGGCCTGTTTCCGCCAGGGCGAGACCAACCCGCTGCTTCGCCCCTTCGCCCGCCGCATCGACCGGATCCTGTTCGCGGCGACCAAGGCGGACCACGTGCACCACAGCAGTCACGACCGCCTCGAAACCATCCTCAACCGGCTGGTGGCCAATGCCAGCAAGCGCGCCCGCTTTGCCGGCACCGAGACGCGTTCGATCGCCCTGGCCGGCATTCGCGCCACGCAGGAAGGCACGATTTCCGAAGGCGGGCAGACGCTCAACACCATTATCGGCACGCCGCTACAGGGCGAGAGCCTCGATGGCACCAGCTATGACGGCAAGACCGAAATTGCCTTGTTTCCCGGGGACTTGCCCGATCGCCCCGATTCACTGTTTGAGGACGGCAACCCGGTGGCGCTGAACTTCCTGCGATTTGCCCCGCCGCAAAAGCTCGATCGCAATGCCAGCGGCGATATCGTGCTGCCCCATATCCGCTTCGACCGGGCACTAGATTATCTGGTGGGAGACTGGCTCGCATGA
- a CDS encoding homoserine O-succinyltransferase, giving the protein MPIRIPDNLPARKTLEDEGVNVMDSTRAARQDIRPLEIGLLNLMPNKERTETQFARLIGATPLQVDLTLVRVTDHQSKNTSEDYLNSFYSTWEEVRSRKFDGFIVTGAPIAHIPFEEIKYWPEMVEIMNWTQTHVHHTMFICWGAQAALHHFHGARRYRMPQKAFGVFRHQLTGDRSPFLRGFSDSPMIPVSRINDIDRTSLGPDLEILIDNTDFGICMVDDPKHRAIHMLNHLEYDNRSLVDEYERDVKAGLDTATPANLFPDGDTTATPENRWRSHAHLLFQNWINQIYQTTPYDMAEIGTKAE; this is encoded by the coding sequence ATGCCTATCCGAATTCCCGACAACCTGCCTGCCCGCAAAACCCTCGAGGACGAGGGCGTCAATGTGATGGATTCCACGCGCGCCGCGCGCCAGGACATCCGCCCGCTCGAAATCGGCCTGCTCAACCTGATGCCCAACAAGGAGCGGACCGAAACCCAGTTCGCCCGGCTGATCGGCGCCACCCCGCTGCAGGTTGATCTGACGCTGGTGCGGGTAACCGATCACCAGTCCAAGAACACCTCCGAGGACTACCTCAACTCCTTCTATAGCACCTGGGAAGAGGTGCGCAGCCGCAAGTTCGACGGCTTCATCGTCACCGGCGCGCCGATCGCCCATATCCCGTTCGAGGAAATCAAATACTGGCCCGAAATGGTCGAGATCATGAACTGGACGCAGACTCATGTGCACCACACCATGTTCATCTGCTGGGGCGCCCAGGCGGCCTTGCACCATTTCCACGGCGCCCGGCGTTATCGCATGCCGCAAAAGGCCTTTGGCGTGTTCCGGCATCAGCTGACGGGCGACCGCTCGCCTTTTCTGCGCGGCTTCTCCGACAGCCCGATGATCCCGGTATCGCGCATCAACGATATCGACCGCACCTCGCTTGGGCCGGATCTGGAAATCCTCATCGACAATACCGATTTCGGCATCTGCATGGTGGACGATCCCAAACACCGCGCCATCCACATGCTCAACCATCTCGAATATGACAATCGTTCGCTCGTCGATGAATATGAGCGCGACGTCAAGGCGGGCCTTGATACCGCGACACCCGCCAATCTGTTTCCCGATGGAGATACGACCGCCACGCCGGAAAACCGCTGGCGCAGCCATGCCCATCTGCTGTTCCAGAACTGGATCAACCAGATCTACCAGACCACGCCCTATGACATGGCCGAGATCGGCACCAAGGCAGAATAG